The following proteins are co-located in the Pseudarthrobacter siccitolerans genome:
- a CDS encoding LysR family transcriptional regulator encodes MIDPRLITLRVFARCGTIGATAELTGYSPSAVSAQLRELQRVLGMQLLTKDGRGVRLTATGRFLVAGSDPLIAQWESLRAAAMEAGDQVQPHFGLGGFSSAAAHLLAPLAATLRSTRPLLEVQVLEADPARCFDLLIAERIDLAVIVAMQSDSYGEDDPRFEQRVLLDDPLDVIIPGDHPLASRETATLEELASEPWITESAGSTYHSLFTAAFTAVGVTPRIAHEAVEWETHIAFVGAGLGVGLLPRLAPLHGAENVVRLRITGKAKPTRRIVAAVRRGSIASPLIQESLGILQANANRILTSRLEEDL; translated from the coding sequence ATGATCGATCCACGGCTCATAACACTTCGGGTGTTTGCCCGGTGTGGCACTATTGGCGCAACCGCGGAGCTCACCGGTTATTCTCCCTCCGCCGTCTCCGCGCAATTGCGGGAGCTCCAGCGTGTGCTTGGAATGCAGCTGCTGACGAAGGACGGCCGGGGTGTGCGGCTGACCGCCACGGGCCGCTTTCTCGTGGCGGGCTCGGATCCCCTCATTGCCCAGTGGGAGAGCCTTCGCGCCGCAGCCATGGAGGCCGGCGACCAGGTGCAGCCCCACTTTGGCCTCGGCGGATTCTCCTCTGCAGCCGCCCACTTGCTTGCGCCGCTGGCGGCCACCCTGCGCTCAACACGCCCCCTTCTGGAGGTGCAGGTTCTTGAGGCTGATCCGGCCCGCTGCTTCGACTTGTTGATTGCGGAACGAATCGACCTTGCAGTCATTGTCGCTATGCAGTCCGACAGTTATGGTGAGGACGATCCGCGCTTCGAGCAGAGAGTCCTGCTCGACGATCCACTGGACGTCATCATTCCCGGTGACCATCCGCTGGCATCACGGGAAACAGCGACCCTTGAAGAACTGGCATCGGAACCCTGGATCACAGAGTCCGCCGGTTCCACCTACCATTCCCTCTTCACGGCGGCGTTCACGGCAGTCGGAGTGACACCGCGGATTGCCCATGAAGCCGTTGAATGGGAAACCCACATCGCGTTCGTGGGCGCGGGGCTGGGCGTCGGCCTGCTGCCCCGGCTGGCGCCCTTGCATGGCGCCGAAAACGTGGTTCGGCTACGCATCACCGGTAAGGCGAAACCCACGCGCCGCATTGTCGCCGCCGTCCGCAGGGGCAGCATCGCCTCACCCCTGATCCAGGAGTCGCTCGGCATCCTCCAGGCCAACGCCAACCGGATCCTCACCAGCCGGCTCGAAGAGGATCTCTGA
- a CDS encoding ferredoxin reductase has product MIELLTETAIQEPQRIRGLEMPWNRVMGSPGTPARAARALGPWHPQEFMAECVETVPEAGAMMTFVFRRCDGAPLAFRAGQYVNVAFPVNGEDQEPVDRSYSLSSSPTEPWTFSITVKCDPTGLVSPWVHENVKPGTVLEMLGPVGAFHLPDADRRARYLLLAAGAGITPIMSMVRTIHSLPGHADVVVLYHGSDAGGFAFHRELAYIASVDSRVKVYYSLGDRSVPEGWEGLSGRLTAAMLDEVAPDANGRQVYACGPEGYLNTATELLQKVGVDDTSIYMEFFSGDRQTLLEYQAEVAFAADVAEEIAEEIADSAEDYFESQPAAFGLYEPGYDADGTLQASGLPLEISDPEAPRSDPAVDSPGMEPEAGSPDASSFGTVGTGSLTMSFMRTGINVRIDPTERILEVAQRAGVRIGANCKEGMCGSCKVVKLSGEIDMNHQGGIRAREISAGKFLPCCSTAQTDLVIDA; this is encoded by the coding sequence ATGATTGAACTCCTCACTGAAACGGCAATCCAGGAACCACAGCGTATTCGCGGTCTTGAGATGCCGTGGAACAGGGTGATGGGAAGCCCTGGGACACCTGCACGGGCAGCCCGTGCGCTGGGCCCATGGCACCCGCAGGAGTTCATGGCCGAATGCGTCGAGACCGTTCCCGAGGCCGGCGCCATGATGACCTTCGTGTTCCGCCGGTGCGACGGTGCGCCCCTGGCGTTCCGAGCCGGCCAGTACGTGAACGTCGCATTTCCCGTGAATGGCGAGGACCAGGAACCCGTGGACCGAAGCTACTCGCTGTCCAGTTCGCCCACCGAGCCGTGGACCTTCAGCATTACCGTCAAGTGCGATCCCACGGGACTGGTCTCGCCCTGGGTGCACGAGAACGTCAAACCCGGCACGGTTCTTGAGATGCTGGGACCGGTGGGAGCATTCCACCTGCCCGACGCCGACCGGCGGGCACGGTATCTCCTGCTTGCTGCCGGCGCAGGCATCACTCCCATCATGTCCATGGTGCGGACCATCCACTCCCTGCCCGGACACGCCGATGTTGTGGTGCTCTACCACGGCTCGGATGCCGGGGGCTTTGCCTTCCACCGGGAACTGGCCTATATCGCCTCCGTGGACTCGCGCGTCAAGGTCTACTACTCCCTGGGCGACCGCAGCGTACCGGAGGGGTGGGAAGGGCTCAGTGGAAGGCTGACGGCGGCCATGCTCGACGAGGTGGCCCCCGATGCCAACGGCCGCCAGGTGTACGCGTGTGGTCCCGAGGGTTACCTGAACACCGCCACCGAGCTCCTCCAGAAGGTCGGCGTCGATGACACTTCCATATACATGGAGTTCTTCTCGGGAGACCGCCAGACGCTCCTGGAATACCAGGCAGAGGTGGCGTTTGCAGCCGACGTCGCGGAGGAGATCGCCGAGGAGATCGCCGACTCTGCCGAGGACTATTTTGAAAGCCAGCCCGCCGCGTTCGGGCTCTACGAGCCTGGCTACGACGCCGACGGGACTCTGCAGGCCTCGGGGCTGCCGCTGGAAATCAGCGACCCGGAGGCACCCCGCTCCGACCCCGCCGTCGACAGCCCGGGCATGGAGCCGGAAGCCGGTTCCCCTGACGCCTCGAGCTTCGGCACGGTGGGGACAGGCAGCCTCACCATGTCCTTCATGCGTACCGGCATCAATGTGCGGATCGACCCCACGGAGCGCATCCTCGAGGTGGCCCAGCGTGCGGGCGTCAGGATTGGCGCGAACTGCAAGGAAGGCATGTGCGGCTCCTGCAAGGTCGTCAAGCTTTCAGGGGAGATCGACATGAACCACCAGGGCGGGATCCGGGCGCGGGAAATCTCTGCGGGCAAGTTCCTGCCCTGCTGCTCCACGGCGCAGACGGACCTGGTTATCGATGCCTAG
- a CDS encoding acetyl/propionyl/methylcrotonyl-CoA carboxylase subunit alpha: MRKVLIANRGEIAVRIARACEDAGLESVAVYADVDADALHVGAASEAYSLDGNAPSETYLDIPRLLRVAAESGADAVHPGYGFLSENADFAQAVLDAGLTWIGPSPEAIRLLGNKITAREIAVRAGAPLVAGSDGPVASAAEARLFAEEHGLPVAIKAAFGGGGRGLKVVREMDQIEEAFDSAVREAVVAFGRGECFVERYLDRPRHVEAQVLADLHGNVVVAGTRDCSLQRRHQKLVEEAPAPFLTDEQTRQIYDAAKAVCREAAYSGAGTVEFLVAADGTVAFLEVNTRLQVEHPITEETTGVDLVQEQLRIAAGEPLRFAADPEPRGHSFEFRLNAEDVGRGFLPSPGTIATFSGPTGPGVRLDSGVRAGSIVAPQFDSLLAKLIVTGADRQQALRRARRALAEMEITGVATVLPFHRAVVQAPDFTSETALAIHTRWIETDFADAIAADPGFATSVPDGARRTITVDVDGRRLAVGLPAALLDGWARSGGGPLQGASVEEGPDDGAAARAVDPAELRADMAGTVVKWLVEPGAKVAAGDPVVVLEAMKMESQVAAHRGGTVTDIRAEAGGVVNAGAVLATIGP; this comes from the coding sequence ATGCGCAAGGTCCTGATTGCCAACCGCGGAGAAATTGCCGTCCGCATCGCCCGTGCCTGCGAGGACGCGGGCCTGGAGTCCGTGGCGGTATACGCGGACGTGGACGCCGATGCCCTGCACGTCGGCGCGGCTTCCGAGGCCTACAGCCTGGATGGCAACGCCCCGTCAGAAACCTACCTGGACATCCCCAGGCTGCTGCGCGTCGCCGCGGAGTCCGGAGCGGACGCGGTGCACCCGGGATACGGGTTCCTGTCCGAGAACGCCGACTTTGCCCAGGCTGTCCTGGATGCCGGCCTGACGTGGATCGGGCCTTCACCCGAAGCCATCCGGCTGCTGGGCAACAAGATCACGGCGCGGGAGATAGCTGTCCGGGCGGGCGCCCCGCTGGTTGCGGGCAGCGACGGGCCGGTGGCCTCGGCCGCCGAAGCACGGCTCTTCGCCGAAGAGCACGGCCTGCCGGTTGCCATCAAAGCGGCCTTCGGCGGCGGCGGGCGCGGGCTGAAAGTGGTCCGTGAAATGGACCAGATTGAGGAAGCCTTCGACTCGGCGGTCCGGGAGGCTGTGGTGGCCTTCGGCCGCGGCGAATGCTTCGTGGAACGGTACCTGGACCGTCCCCGGCACGTGGAGGCGCAGGTCCTGGCGGACCTTCACGGCAACGTGGTGGTGGCGGGAACACGGGACTGCTCCCTGCAGCGCCGGCACCAGAAACTGGTGGAAGAGGCACCGGCACCTTTCCTGACCGACGAGCAGACGCGGCAAATCTACGATGCTGCCAAGGCCGTGTGCCGGGAAGCCGCATACTCCGGTGCCGGGACGGTGGAGTTCCTGGTGGCCGCGGACGGGACCGTGGCGTTCCTTGAGGTGAACACCCGCCTCCAGGTGGAGCACCCCATCACGGAGGAAACCACCGGCGTGGACCTGGTCCAGGAACAGCTGCGGATTGCGGCCGGCGAGCCCCTCCGCTTCGCTGCTGATCCCGAGCCGCGCGGACACTCCTTTGAGTTCCGGCTCAATGCCGAGGACGTGGGCCGGGGTTTCCTGCCCTCGCCCGGAACCATCGCCACCTTCAGCGGCCCCACCGGTCCGGGAGTGAGGCTGGATTCGGGGGTGCGCGCCGGTTCCATTGTGGCGCCGCAGTTCGATTCCCTGCTGGCCAAGCTGATCGTCACCGGCGCCGACCGGCAGCAGGCGCTGCGCCGGGCACGCCGGGCCCTGGCGGAAATGGAGATCACCGGCGTGGCCACTGTCCTGCCGTTCCACCGAGCCGTGGTCCAAGCCCCGGACTTCACGTCAGAGACAGCGCTCGCCATCCACACCCGGTGGATCGAGACCGACTTCGCCGATGCCATCGCGGCGGATCCCGGGTTTGCCACCTCCGTCCCGGACGGTGCGCGGCGCACTATCACCGTTGACGTTGATGGCCGGCGCCTCGCCGTCGGCCTTCCTGCCGCCCTGTTGGATGGCTGGGCACGCTCAGGCGGCGGCCCCCTTCAAGGCGCTTCCGTGGAGGAAGGGCCCGACGACGGCGCTGCCGCCCGCGCTGTTGACCCCGCCGAGCTGCGCGCCGACATGGCGGGGACCGTGGTGAAGTGGCTGGTGGAACCGGGCGCCAAAGTGGCGGCGGGGGACCCCGTCGTCGTCCTTGAAGCCATGAAGATGGAAAGCCAGGTAGCCGCCCATCGGGGCGGGACCGTCACGGATATCCGGGCGGAAGCCGGCGGCGTGGTGAATGCCGGCGCCGTACTGGCGACGATCGGGCCTTAG
- a CDS encoding MFS transporter, which translates to MSVLGYLAASVPPRLAMAGSSVAIPILAVQELNDVGIGGALVAVSLGPSVVAAPIVGAALDRSRRPGVLVAVAGFLTAAALATASFLGQVPLPLVFAFLAVAGALSPFYMGGLSSFVADEIPDQRRAFAYDALSYNISAVAGPALVAVMATFLPGGAALWVLSAAALAGAISAAATGLKARGRISGSVWQTVKSGLHRILSHRPLAVVTGASTLSQLGQGGLAVAAVALSIERIGTPGEGALLVTAFAVGSLIGALYETIRPTRARPHAVMMLGFLATGLLTIGAAFNFGTAWTMAAIGLSGLFTAPTSAAMLFLRSHLSPPHLRSQIFTVGAGFRATASAAGAGLAASATGFGGGLAVAGIGVIWVVSAALMAGYPAGASSASTGN; encoded by the coding sequence ATGAGCGTCCTTGGATACCTTGCGGCTTCCGTGCCGCCGCGGCTGGCAATGGCAGGTTCTTCCGTTGCCATCCCCATCCTCGCCGTCCAGGAACTGAACGACGTCGGCATCGGCGGTGCCCTGGTGGCCGTCTCACTTGGACCCAGCGTTGTTGCCGCGCCCATCGTGGGTGCGGCCCTGGACCGCTCCCGCCGGCCCGGGGTCCTCGTGGCGGTGGCGGGCTTCCTGACCGCGGCCGCCCTCGCAACGGCGTCCTTCCTCGGCCAGGTCCCGCTCCCCCTGGTTTTTGCGTTCCTGGCGGTTGCCGGAGCACTCTCGCCCTTTTACATGGGCGGGCTCTCCAGCTTCGTGGCGGACGAGATCCCGGACCAGCGGCGCGCCTTCGCGTACGACGCACTCTCCTACAACATCTCCGCCGTTGCGGGGCCGGCGCTCGTCGCTGTCATGGCCACCTTCCTGCCCGGCGGCGCCGCACTGTGGGTGCTGTCCGCCGCCGCGCTCGCCGGCGCTATCAGCGCGGCCGCCACGGGCCTGAAAGCCCGCGGCCGGATCAGCGGCTCGGTCTGGCAAACCGTCAAGTCCGGCCTGCACCGCATCCTCAGCCACAGGCCCCTCGCCGTGGTGACGGGAGCATCCACCCTGAGCCAGCTCGGCCAGGGCGGGCTCGCGGTCGCCGCCGTCGCGCTCTCCATCGAACGGATCGGGACGCCCGGCGAAGGGGCACTCCTGGTGACCGCCTTCGCCGTCGGCAGCCTCATTGGCGCCCTGTATGAGACCATCCGGCCCACCCGCGCCCGCCCGCACGCGGTCATGATGCTGGGATTCCTGGCCACCGGGCTGCTGACGATCGGCGCCGCGTTCAATTTCGGTACAGCATGGACAATGGCAGCCATCGGGCTCTCCGGGTTGTTCACCGCCCCCACGTCTGCGGCCATGCTCTTCCTCCGCAGCCACCTGAGCCCGCCGCACCTCCGGTCCCAGATCTTCACGGTGGGTGCGGGATTCCGGGCAACGGCGTCCGCTGCCGGAGCAGGGCTCGCCGCCTCCGCAACCGGCTTCGGCGGAGGCCTGGCCGTGGCAGGGATAGGCGTCATCTGGGTGGTTTCGGCCGCATTGATGGCCGGGTATCCGGCCGGCGCATCGTCAGCCTCAACCGGTAACTAG
- a CDS encoding GntR family transcriptional regulator, producing MTSSSPAVRPAPGRLRVAVPSVAERVADELRRQLAEGSLLPGTRLTESTIAEDLGVSRNTVREAFAELASERLVVRLPNRGVFVANLDAGDIHDVYTVRRAIEVSAIRGGGSTGDIAAVREAVEEGKRAAAAGDDEALGTANQHFHGAIVAMARSTRLNSIMSQVLAEMRLFFHKATMDADFYRHYLPDNEAICAALESGELDQAATLLLAYLDRSEDNLSDVHGADAG from the coding sequence ATGACCTCTTCGAGCCCCGCTGTCCGGCCCGCTCCAGGCCGCCTCCGGGTGGCAGTACCTTCCGTGGCCGAGCGGGTGGCAGATGAATTGCGGCGGCAGCTCGCGGAGGGGTCACTGCTGCCGGGGACACGGCTTACCGAGTCCACCATCGCTGAGGACCTGGGGGTTTCCCGCAACACCGTCCGTGAAGCCTTCGCCGAACTTGCCAGCGAGCGGCTGGTGGTCCGCCTCCCCAACCGCGGCGTCTTTGTGGCCAACCTCGACGCAGGGGACATCCACGACGTCTATACGGTCCGCCGCGCCATCGAGGTCAGCGCTATCCGCGGCGGAGGGAGCACCGGGGACATAGCTGCGGTCCGGGAAGCCGTGGAGGAAGGCAAGCGCGCCGCTGCGGCCGGTGACGACGAGGCACTGGGCACCGCAAACCAACATTTCCACGGCGCCATCGTCGCGATGGCCAGGAGTACGCGGCTGAACAGCATCATGAGCCAGGTGCTGGCGGAAATGCGCCTGTTCTTTCATAAGGCGACTATGGATGCGGATTTTTACCGCCACTACCTGCCGGATAACGAGGCGATCTGCGCGGCCCTGGAGTCCGGGGAACTGGACCAGGCTGCCACCCTGCTGCTGGCGTATCTGGACCGCTCGGAGGACAACCTCAGTGATGTGCACGGTGCCGATGCAGGGTGA
- a CDS encoding aromatic ring-hydroxylating oxygenase subunit alpha codes for MTASVNVPLNSRGKLAASLPAEQLAEIAALFEFRRTGYSLDAPFYTDRSIFNIDMEAIFGQHWIFAASTAELPEPGDYVTVDYGPYSLIVLRNDDGAVNVLHNVCRHRGARVLTEAAGSTGNLVCGYHSWTYSPEGNLIHASAPGETKFDKSCFGLKRAHGREVAGLIFVCIADDAPTDFDETAKIFEPYLAPHELSKTKIAYQQNIIEEGNWKLVMENNRECYHCDGHPELACSLFPTWGLTEGLIPPHLQEVWDRNKEAQSSLEERCRRYGLPYEVVEQLDTRIAGIRISRESLDGDGESFSADGRRLSKKLLGDLPDFRLGRCSMHLQPNSWFHFLGDHVITFGVFPINEHQSLVRTTWLVADDAVEGVDYDLEKLTYTWKQTNLQDKAFVELCQQGAGSPAYEPGPYMKSEYQVEAFINWYVQRVQEHLA; via the coding sequence ATGACTGCTTCAGTGAACGTGCCCCTCAATTCACGCGGAAAACTCGCTGCATCCTTGCCTGCCGAGCAGCTGGCAGAAATTGCCGCGTTGTTTGAGTTCCGTCGCACCGGCTACTCCCTCGATGCCCCCTTCTACACGGATCGCTCCATCTTCAACATCGACATGGAGGCCATTTTCGGCCAGCACTGGATCTTTGCCGCCAGCACGGCCGAACTGCCGGAGCCGGGCGACTACGTCACCGTCGACTACGGGCCCTACTCCCTGATTGTGCTGCGCAACGACGACGGTGCCGTGAACGTCCTGCACAACGTATGCCGCCACCGCGGCGCCCGCGTTCTCACCGAAGCTGCCGGCTCAACCGGAAACCTGGTCTGCGGCTACCACTCCTGGACCTACTCCCCGGAGGGCAATTTGATCCATGCCTCCGCGCCGGGGGAAACGAAGTTCGACAAGAGCTGCTTCGGCCTCAAGCGCGCCCATGGCCGCGAGGTCGCCGGACTCATCTTCGTCTGCATTGCCGATGATGCGCCGACGGACTTCGACGAAACGGCAAAGATCTTTGAGCCCTACCTGGCGCCCCACGAGCTCTCGAAGACAAAAATTGCCTACCAGCAGAACATCATCGAAGAGGGCAACTGGAAGCTCGTCATGGAGAACAACCGTGAGTGCTACCACTGCGACGGGCACCCCGAGCTCGCCTGCTCCCTCTTCCCCACTTGGGGCCTGACGGAGGGCCTGATCCCGCCCCATCTTCAGGAAGTGTGGGACCGGAACAAGGAGGCCCAGTCCTCCCTCGAGGAGCGTTGCCGCCGCTACGGCCTTCCCTACGAGGTGGTCGAGCAGCTTGACACGCGCATCGCGGGAATCCGTATCTCACGGGAATCACTCGATGGAGACGGAGAATCATTCTCCGCGGACGGGCGGAGGCTTTCCAAGAAGCTGCTGGGTGATTTGCCCGACTTCCGCCTTGGCCGCTGCTCGATGCACCTGCAGCCCAACAGCTGGTTCCATTTCCTCGGCGACCACGTCATCACGTTCGGTGTCTTCCCCATCAACGAACACCAGAGCCTCGTACGCACCACTTGGCTGGTGGCTGACGACGCTGTTGAAGGCGTCGACTACGACCTGGAGAAGCTCACCTACACCTGGAAGCAAACGAACCTGCAGGACAAGGCGTTCGTGGAGCTGTGCCAGCAGGGCGCCGGCAGTCCCGCCTACGAGCCCGGTCCCTACATGAAGAGCGAATACCAGGTCGAGGCATTCATCAACTGGTACGTGCAGCGCGTGCAGGAGCACTTGGCATGA
- a CDS encoding MFS transporter, with protein MTGTNKAARTTARKPPAGALKAYIASLTGTSLEYYDFAIYSVASALVFPKIFFPSNDEFVGLLLSFSAFAVGYLARPIGGVVFGRLGDKVGRKYVLVFTLVLIGLATVLIGALPDYSVIGVAAPVILVLLRLAQGIGVGGEWGGAVLLSSEFGDPNKRGFWSSAAQIGPPAGNLMANGVLAILAASLSSEAFLSWGWRVAFLASALLVVFGLIIRLKLEETPVFKAIQAHGDRPKAPIKEVFTTEPRALVSAALSRLCPDVLYALFTVFVAVYATKELGMTTGNVLAAILIGSAFQLFLIPAAGALTDRFNRRWVYGITAAATALYIPLFFLMIAGKSVVMLTVGVVIGLALHAFMYGPQAAFITEQFPARLRYAGSSLAYTLAGVVGGAVAPLIFTALYGAASGGWYLIAGYIALTAVVTIVGMRLGRDPQPEEDVRLLQDGSARESHA; from the coding sequence ATGACCGGCACCAACAAGGCAGCCAGGACCACGGCAAGGAAGCCGCCGGCCGGCGCGCTGAAGGCCTACATCGCCAGCCTCACCGGCACATCGCTCGAATACTACGACTTCGCCATCTACTCCGTGGCCTCGGCGCTGGTGTTCCCCAAGATCTTCTTCCCCTCGAATGACGAATTCGTGGGGCTGCTGCTCTCCTTCTCCGCCTTCGCGGTGGGATACCTGGCCCGCCCCATCGGCGGTGTGGTCTTCGGCCGCCTCGGCGACAAAGTGGGCCGCAAGTACGTCCTCGTGTTCACCCTGGTGCTGATTGGACTCGCCACCGTCCTCATCGGTGCGCTGCCCGACTACTCGGTGATCGGCGTCGCGGCCCCGGTCATCCTGGTGCTGCTGCGCCTGGCCCAGGGCATCGGCGTCGGCGGCGAATGGGGCGGTGCGGTGCTGCTGTCCAGCGAATTCGGTGACCCCAACAAACGCGGCTTCTGGTCCTCCGCAGCCCAGATCGGCCCGCCGGCCGGCAACCTGATGGCCAACGGCGTCCTGGCCATCCTGGCCGCCTCACTCAGCTCCGAGGCGTTCCTTTCCTGGGGCTGGCGGGTGGCCTTCCTCGCCTCCGCCCTGCTGGTGGTCTTCGGCCTGATTATCCGCCTCAAGCTCGAGGAAACCCCGGTCTTCAAAGCCATCCAGGCCCACGGCGACCGTCCCAAGGCACCCATCAAGGAGGTCTTCACCACCGAGCCCAGGGCCCTGGTTTCCGCTGCCCTCTCCCGCCTCTGCCCCGACGTCCTGTACGCGCTGTTCACCGTGTTCGTCGCCGTCTATGCCACCAAGGAATTGGGAATGACCACGGGCAATGTGCTGGCGGCAATCCTGATCGGATCCGCCTTCCAGCTCTTCCTGATCCCGGCCGCCGGCGCCCTTACCGACCGCTTCAACCGCCGCTGGGTGTACGGCATTACTGCCGCCGCCACCGCCCTCTACATTCCGCTGTTCTTCCTGATGATCGCGGGCAAGTCCGTAGTGATGCTGACCGTCGGCGTGGTGATCGGACTGGCCCTGCACGCCTTTATGTACGGCCCGCAGGCAGCCTTCATCACCGAGCAGTTCCCGGCGCGGCTACGCTACGCCGGCAGTTCCCTGGCCTACACCCTTGCCGGGGTGGTGGGCGGCGCTGTGGCTCCGCTGATCTTCACTGCCCTCTACGGTGCGGCATCCGGCGGGTGGTACCTGATCGCCGGCTACATCGCGCTGACCGCTGTGGTGACCATTGTGGGCATGCGCCTGGGCCGCGACCCGCAGCCGGAAGAAGACGTCCGCCTGCTCCAGGACGGCAGCGCCCGGGAGAGCCACGCCTGA
- a CDS encoding 5-oxoprolinase subunit B/C family protein: METVSNPTAARVLAVRPVGTMAVLAELAGLHDVLALQALLLEHPFPGQVDVLAAAETVLVKADSPQSARRIAARLPELDLAVQAQAEGKLVQIDTVYDGEDLAEVGRLTGLGVEGVVAAHTGQVWTVAFGGFAPGFGYMVGENESLEVPRRSSPRTAVPAGSVALAGNYSAVYPRQSPGGWQLIGRTAARMWDLGREQPALAAPGDRVQFRAVRELVEVTDPASPAESVTNAGVQSGLRILSPGLQSLIQDLGRHGHGGLGVSVAGALDRSSLRRANRIVGNQPSAAVVETVAGGLRVQAVGDQVLTVTGAPVALTIAPPSEVHGSATAQDNTAESNTAEGKTAGDSGDWSWQERHAPMATAFALLDGEVLTLGAPERGFRTYLAVRGGVDTEPVLGSRSTDTMSGIGPAPLAAGGFIRAGKATSSNVVGNPEVQPDFPDTGVTVLDIVPGPRDDWFDAAALESLCSQDWTVTPRSNRVGMRLDGKALKRSRNGELASEGTVAGALQIPPEGQPVLFLADHPITGGYPVAAVVVDHQLDLAAQVPIGGRIRFRWAPGYTLPANSSQTSPDATQTK, translated from the coding sequence ATGGAAACAGTCAGCAACCCCACAGCCGCCCGCGTGCTCGCCGTCCGCCCCGTAGGCACCATGGCGGTGCTCGCGGAACTCGCGGGGCTCCACGACGTGCTGGCCCTGCAGGCCCTCCTCCTGGAGCACCCGTTCCCCGGCCAGGTGGATGTCCTGGCAGCCGCGGAAACCGTGCTGGTCAAGGCTGATTCGCCCCAGTCCGCGCGGCGCATCGCAGCCCGGTTGCCTGAGCTGGACTTGGCCGTCCAGGCGCAGGCGGAAGGCAAACTGGTGCAGATCGATACGGTGTACGACGGCGAGGACCTCGCTGAAGTGGGCCGGCTGACGGGGCTGGGGGTTGAGGGTGTTGTGGCGGCCCATACGGGACAGGTCTGGACCGTAGCCTTCGGCGGCTTCGCGCCTGGATTTGGATACATGGTGGGGGAGAACGAGTCGTTGGAAGTCCCGCGCCGGAGTTCACCGCGGACTGCCGTCCCCGCAGGATCGGTGGCGCTTGCCGGCAACTACTCAGCCGTGTATCCGCGGCAGTCGCCGGGCGGCTGGCAGCTGATTGGCCGCACCGCCGCACGGATGTGGGACCTCGGGCGCGAACAGCCGGCCTTGGCAGCCCCGGGGGACAGGGTGCAGTTCCGGGCAGTGCGGGAGCTGGTGGAGGTTACGGACCCCGCTTCCCCGGCTGAAAGCGTTACAAATGCCGGCGTTCAGTCGGGCCTGCGGATACTGTCGCCCGGACTCCAGAGCCTGATCCAGGACCTGGGCCGTCACGGCCACGGCGGGCTGGGAGTGTCTGTGGCGGGGGCGCTGGACCGTTCCTCCCTGCGCCGCGCGAACCGGATTGTGGGCAACCAGCCATCGGCCGCCGTCGTGGAAACCGTGGCCGGCGGGCTGCGCGTGCAGGCGGTGGGGGACCAGGTGCTGACCGTGACAGGCGCCCCGGTGGCACTGACCATTGCTCCGCCGTCGGAGGTTCACGGCAGCGCCACTGCCCAGGACAACACTGCCGAGAGCAACACGGCCGAGGGCAAGACGGCCGGGGACAGCGGCGACTGGTCCTGGCAAGAGCGCCACGCGCCGATGGCCACGGCGTTTGCCCTGCTGGACGGCGAGGTCCTGACCCTCGGAGCGCCCGAACGGGGATTCCGCACCTACCTTGCCGTCCGCGGCGGAGTGGACACGGAACCGGTCCTGGGAAGCCGTTCCACCGACACCATGTCCGGAATCGGCCCCGCGCCCCTGGCGGCGGGCGGGTTCATCCGCGCAGGCAAAGCCACCTCCTCTAATGTGGTGGGCAACCCTGAGGTGCAGCCGGACTTTCCGGACACCGGAGTGACCGTCCTGGACATCGTGCCGGGACCGCGGGACGACTGGTTCGACGCTGCCGCGTTGGAATCGCTCTGCAGCCAGGACTGGACGGTGACTCCACGATCCAACCGGGTGGGGATGCGGCTTGACGGGAAGGCCCTGAAAAGGAGCCGGAACGGAGAGCTGGCCAGCGAGGGGACCGTGGCCGGAGCCCTTCAAATCCCGCCCGAGGGGCAGCCGGTCCTGTTCCTTGCGGACCACCCCATTACCGGCGGCTACCCTGTGGCGGCCGTGGTGGTTGACCACCAACTGGACCTCGCCGCCCAGGTCCCCATCGGCGGACGTATCAGGTTCCGCTGGGCTCCCGGTTACACACTGCCCGCCAATTCCTCCCAGACTTCCCCCGACGCTACCCAGACAAAGTGA